The following are encoded in a window of Psychrobacter sp. P11F6 genomic DNA:
- the leuS gene encoding leucine--tRNA ligase, with translation MSNTVTSDQAENNHYNPQAIEAAQQAKWATDKRFEVSNEPSDKPSRYMLSMFPYPSGKLHMGHVRNYTISDVLSRYYRLKGYEVMQPMGWDGFGLPAENAAIANQTPPAKWTFANIDSMRAQLKLLGLSIDWSREFATCSPEYYQWEQWLFLQLYKKGLVYKKLSTVNWDPVDNTVLANEQVIDGKGWRSGAAVEKRDIPMYYFNITDYADELLDDLDQLEGHWPSEVLTMQRNWIGRSAGMEVHFPYELAGETNTLDVFTTRPDTLMGVTYVAVAAEHPLAQYAAEHDEAIAQFCALCKKGSVAEADLAKAEKIGMATGLTVTHPLTGEEVPVWVANYVLMSYGSGAVMAVPAHDERDYEFAIKYSLPIKQVIDIPVGYFDALEADAKANDTEINRAYTERNTLVNSGEFDGLDFEQAFEAMLTKLEPQELAKKKIQYRLRDWGVSRQRYWGCPIPMVNCEHCGTVPVEEQDLPVVLPTDVVPDGRGNPLKNIPEFVNTTCPKCGNPAERETDTFDTFVESSWYYARFASPNDAQSMVNKSAANKWLPVDQYIGGVEHAVMHLLYARFFHKLMRDEDLVSGNEPFANLMTQGMVLAGTFYRLNADGSTTYYFAEDIDIDYDERGQPIKAILKSDGQPVTIGKIEKMSKSKNNGVDPQITIDKYGADTVRLYTLFTAPADQTLEWSDDALKGPYNFVKKVWRIATEHMQALTAANLSIEALNNGALSTDGLSKEAKNLRRKTHETIAKIDSDLGDRLALNTPVSSLMELANELTGFKANSTQDLQVQHEALTDLLIMLSVYAPHIGEHLLEQLGLDTITLNYPEVDKSALVQDMITMVVQVNGKMRGKMDVAPNSDPEQLKAQARSMESVAKFLTGDIKKEIVVPNKLVNIVVVG, from the coding sequence ATGAGCAATACTGTGACATCTGACCAAGCTGAAAACAATCATTATAACCCACAAGCGATAGAAGCGGCGCAGCAAGCCAAATGGGCAACTGACAAGCGCTTTGAAGTGAGCAATGAGCCAAGCGATAAGCCAAGTCGCTATATGCTGTCGATGTTCCCTTACCCAAGCGGTAAGCTGCATATGGGTCACGTGCGTAACTATACGATTTCTGATGTACTGAGCCGTTACTATCGCCTCAAGGGCTATGAAGTCATGCAGCCTATGGGCTGGGATGGTTTTGGCTTGCCAGCAGAAAACGCGGCGATTGCTAACCAAACTCCACCTGCCAAATGGACGTTTGCCAATATTGACAGCATGCGCGCGCAGCTTAAACTACTGGGCTTATCAATCGACTGGTCACGTGAATTTGCCACTTGCAGCCCTGAGTATTATCAGTGGGAACAGTGGTTGTTTTTACAGTTATACAAAAAAGGCTTGGTCTACAAAAAACTGTCAACAGTCAATTGGGATCCTGTTGATAATACCGTTTTAGCCAACGAGCAAGTCATCGATGGTAAAGGCTGGCGTAGTGGCGCTGCGGTCGAAAAGCGCGACATTCCGATGTATTACTTTAATATCACTGATTATGCTGACGAATTGCTCGATGATTTGGATCAGCTAGAAGGTCACTGGCCATCAGAAGTATTGACCATGCAGCGCAACTGGATTGGTCGTAGCGCAGGTATGGAAGTACACTTCCCTTATGAGCTTGCTGGCGAGACCAATACGTTAGATGTGTTTACTACTCGCCCTGATACTTTGATGGGTGTGACTTATGTGGCGGTCGCGGCCGAACATCCGCTAGCGCAGTATGCGGCTGAGCATGATGAAGCGATTGCGCAATTCTGTGCTCTTTGCAAAAAAGGCTCAGTTGCAGAAGCAGACCTAGCTAAAGCTGAAAAAATCGGTATGGCTACTGGTCTTACGGTCACGCACCCACTCACCGGCGAAGAAGTGCCAGTATGGGTTGCCAACTATGTGCTTATGAGCTACGGCTCAGGCGCAGTGATGGCTGTCCCTGCTCATGATGAGCGTGATTATGAGTTTGCAATTAAATACAGCTTACCTATTAAACAAGTCATCGATATCCCTGTCGGCTATTTCGATGCGTTAGAAGCAGATGCAAAGGCGAACGATACTGAGATTAATCGTGCTTATACCGAACGCAATACTTTGGTCAATTCAGGTGAATTTGATGGGTTAGACTTTGAGCAAGCGTTTGAAGCGATGCTGACCAAACTAGAACCACAAGAGCTTGCAAAGAAAAAAATCCAATACCGTCTCCGTGATTGGGGTGTCTCTCGCCAGCGTTATTGGGGCTGTCCTATCCCAATGGTTAACTGTGAGCATTGCGGCACCGTACCTGTCGAAGAGCAAGATTTGCCCGTTGTCTTACCGACTGATGTCGTTCCTGACGGTCGCGGAAATCCGTTAAAAAACATTCCAGAATTTGTCAATACGACGTGTCCTAAATGCGGTAATCCTGCTGAGCGCGAAACCGATACCTTTGACACCTTTGTGGAGTCAAGCTGGTACTATGCACGCTTTGCAAGCCCAAATGATGCGCAAAGCATGGTCAATAAATCTGCCGCCAATAAGTGGCTGCCTGTCGATCAATACATCGGTGGTGTTGAGCACGCGGTGATGCATCTACTTTATGCACGCTTCTTCCATAAACTGATGCGTGATGAAGACTTGGTGTCAGGAAATGAGCCGTTTGCTAATTTGATGACGCAAGGCATGGTATTGGCAGGAACATTTTATCGCCTAAATGCGGATGGCAGTACCACGTACTATTTTGCAGAAGACATTGATATCGACTATGACGAACGTGGTCAACCGATTAAAGCCATCTTAAAATCTGATGGGCAGCCCGTGACCATTGGCAAAATCGAAAAAATGTCTAAGTCAAAAAACAACGGTGTCGATCCACAAATCACCATCGATAAATACGGCGCTGATACCGTTCGTCTCTATACGCTCTTCACCGCGCCTGCGGATCAAACGCTAGAATGGTCAGATGATGCGCTCAAAGGCCCTTATAACTTCGTCAAAAAAGTATGGCGTATTGCTACTGAACACATGCAAGCGCTTACTGCTGCGAATCTAAGTATCGAGGCGCTGAACAATGGAGCTTTGAGCACTGATGGCTTAAGCAAAGAAGCCAAAAACTTACGCCGTAAAACCCATGAAACGATTGCTAAAATCGATAGTGATTTGGGTGATCGTTTGGCATTGAACACACCTGTATCAAGTTTGATGGAGCTTGCCAACGAGCTGACTGGCTTTAAGGCCAATAGCACGCAAGACCTACAGGTACAGCATGAGGCATTGACGGATCTGCTGATTATGCTATCCGTATATGCGCCGCACATTGGTGAACATTTACTTGAGCAATTGGGTTTAGATACCATTACCTTGAATTATCCAGAAGTTGATAAAAGCGCTCTGGTACAAGATATGATCACGATGGTAGTACAGGTCAATGGTAAAATGCGCGGTAAAATGGACGTAGCCCCAAATAGCGATCCAGAACAGCTAAAAGCACAAGCACGCTCGATGGAAAGTGTGGCAAAATTCTTGACTGGCGACATCAAAAAAGAAATCGTCGTCCCTAATAAGCTGGTAAACATCGTGGTGGTAGGCTAG
- a CDS encoding Spx/MgsR family RNA polymerase-binding regulatory protein yields MTITIYGIKSCSTMKKAFTKLDELGVSYEFHDYKKQGIDKDSVQRWVDKLGIDKVLNKRGTTWRKLDDSQKQAADASLDNAIDLLVENTSMIKRPIVEGELTDKNKIILLCGYDEAEFDKVFS; encoded by the coding sequence ATGACCATCACTATTTACGGTATCAAATCGTGCAGCACCATGAAAAAAGCCTTTACTAAGCTTGATGAGCTAGGCGTCAGCTATGAATTTCATGATTATAAAAAACAAGGTATCGATAAAGATAGCGTTCAGCGTTGGGTAGATAAATTAGGCATCGATAAAGTGCTCAATAAGCGCGGTACGACATGGCGCAAACTAGACGACAGTCAAAAGCAGGCGGCTGATGCTAGTCTAGATAACGCCATTGATTTGCTCGTAGAAAATACCAGTATGATTAAGCGTCCGATAGTTGAAGGTGAGCTGACTGATAAAAACAAGATTATATTACTATGCGGTTATGATGAAGCTGAGTTTGATAAAGTTTTTTCGTAA
- the argB gene encoding acetylglutamate kinase — MTLNLDDAKNTAEVLTTALPYIQRFVDKLIVVKYGGNAMTDPALESSFARDIVLLKTVGIHPVVVHGGGPQVDNLLKELGRQSDRIDGMRVTDKSTMDIVEMVLGGSVNKSIVSLINKHGGRAIGLTGKDANLILAKKLMMEKIGADGIAVPVDLGFVGDVVSVNKDVINMLIASDFIPVIAPLGVDSEGNTYNINADLVAGKVAEFLQAEKLMLLTNIKGVLGRDGEVVTGLTPKKVDSLIEDGTISGGMIPKIQCALDAVRSGVKSAVIVDGRVPHATLLEIFTNEGVGTLISRDLGSSLAE, encoded by the coding sequence ATGACGCTTAATTTAGATGATGCCAAAAACACTGCTGAAGTATTGACCACAGCGCTGCCTTATATCCAACGCTTTGTCGATAAGCTTATCGTGGTCAAATACGGCGGCAATGCGATGACGGATCCTGCGCTTGAAAGCTCATTTGCCCGCGACATCGTCTTGTTAAAAACCGTTGGCATTCATCCCGTGGTCGTGCATGGCGGTGGTCCACAAGTGGATAATTTATTAAAAGAGTTGGGGCGTCAGTCAGACCGTATCGATGGGATGCGCGTCACCGATAAAAGCACCATGGATATTGTCGAGATGGTTTTGGGTGGTAGTGTCAACAAATCTATTGTTAGCTTAATCAACAAACACGGTGGCCGCGCCATTGGTCTGACGGGTAAAGATGCCAATTTAATCCTAGCCAAAAAACTGATGATGGAAAAAATTGGCGCAGATGGAATTGCTGTGCCCGTCGATTTAGGGTTTGTCGGTGATGTGGTCAGTGTCAATAAAGACGTGATTAACATGCTCATTGCCTCTGATTTTATTCCCGTCATCGCGCCACTTGGGGTCGATAGCGAAGGCAATACGTACAATATCAATGCCGACTTGGTTGCAGGTAAAGTAGCGGAATTTTTGCAAGCTGAGAAATTAATGCTATTGACCAATATCAAGGGTGTGCTGGGTCGTGACGGCGAAGTCGTGACTGGACTCACGCCAAAGAAAGTCGACAGCCTCATTGAAGACGGCACTATCTCAGGCGGTATGATTCCCAAAATCCAATGTGCACTTGATGCGGTACGTAGCGGCGTAAAAAGCGCGGTGATCGTCGATGGTCGCGTGCCTCATGCCACGCTGTTAGAGATTTTCACCAATGAAGGGGTTGGTACATTAATCAGTCGTGATTTAGGCTCATCATTGGCCGAGTAG
- a CDS encoding phosphomannomutase/phosphoglucomutase — MPSFAAQQCLFRAYDIRGSRQHFTNDFIQALGKAFAQLYSVANCNPTAAPAKACLPKPSIDRKRTVIVLGYDVRLGSDIIAQRLANILTEHGLQVIRLGLITTPMMVFWAEQYSGHGIIVTASHSAKDILGIKWLVNHQSPSHAEIQLLWQKTRANYACHLNHSQAQVDAQNTLTNTIAKSICNQPFNLSDTQVATIYIEAIAQVFKQIHPCNKPLLKDNQQPSGILDVVVVIDCMHGATSNIAQRLFEHFCQQVIMLNDIADGSFPSGNPDPTEPHRLEQLQRSVRQHQADIGIAFDGDGDRLMIVDNSGKVVTPDHLLYLLAQVALTEHPETLCYKSPVHSQLPSQILFDIKCSHHLPKLLSELGATPVLSKTGSSFMRRQMQQSAGQIVFAGELSGHFIFNDSRFIIYDDAMYAALRLLHWLAAYDAYGKKSLTDITEQLPAMVSTADHYLPMPKTLKKDDAIVEQLTKFCQYLRQLVEATVAKDSGDHWIATSQPSLCRCSMSRQYMTSKQAKCLLPVGTKLSCIDGVRLDFAHGFGVLRQSNTSHNLTARFAGDSIEDLRDIQAKFAALCRPFDKKLAEQIVAIPAE; from the coding sequence ATGCCGTCTTTTGCTGCGCAGCAATGCTTATTTCGTGCTTATGATATTCGTGGTTCACGCCAGCATTTTACCAATGACTTTATTCAAGCATTGGGCAAGGCATTTGCTCAGCTTTATAGTGTCGCAAATTGCAACCCAACCGCAGCTCCTGCCAAAGCCTGCCTGCCAAAACCAAGTATTGACCGTAAAAGAACCGTCATTGTGCTTGGTTATGATGTGCGTCTCGGTAGTGATATTATCGCTCAGAGATTGGCTAATATACTGACTGAACATGGCTTACAAGTTATCCGACTGGGGTTAATCACTACCCCCATGATGGTTTTTTGGGCAGAGCAATACTCGGGTCATGGCATTATCGTCACCGCCAGTCATTCTGCTAAAGACATTTTAGGTATCAAATGGTTGGTCAACCATCAATCTCCGAGCCATGCAGAGATTCAGTTGCTTTGGCAAAAAACACGGGCTAACTATGCTTGCCACCTCAATCACTCTCAAGCACAGGTTGATGCTCAAAATACGCTGACAAATACAATTGCTAAGTCTATTTGCAATCAGCCGTTCAATTTATCTGATACACAAGTCGCGACGATTTATATTGAGGCTATCGCTCAAGTCTTTAAGCAAATCCATCCCTGTAATAAACCACTTCTCAAAGATAACCAACAACCATCTGGCATCCTTGATGTGGTGGTCGTCATAGACTGCATGCATGGGGCGACCAGCAATATCGCCCAGCGTTTATTTGAACATTTTTGCCAGCAGGTCATCATGCTTAATGACATCGCAGATGGGAGTTTTCCCTCTGGCAATCCTGATCCCACTGAACCACACCGTCTCGAACAATTACAGCGAAGTGTGCGTCAACATCAAGCAGATATAGGTATCGCTTTTGATGGCGATGGCGATCGCTTAATGATCGTCGATAATAGCGGTAAAGTTGTCACGCCCGATCACTTGCTATATTTATTAGCGCAAGTGGCGCTGACCGAACACCCTGAAACGCTGTGTTATAAAAGCCCAGTCCATTCACAACTGCCCTCTCAAATCCTTTTTGATATTAAATGCTCCCATCATCTACCGAAACTCTTGTCTGAGCTTGGCGCAACACCTGTGCTCAGTAAAACGGGCAGCAGCTTTATGCGCCGACAGATGCAGCAGTCTGCTGGTCAAATCGTCTTTGCAGGTGAATTGTCAGGGCATTTCATATTTAACGACAGCCGCTTTATTATTTATGATGACGCCATGTACGCGGCCTTGCGATTGCTGCATTGGCTAGCGGCTTACGATGCTTACGGTAAAAAATCTCTGACTGATATTACAGAGCAATTGCCTGCTATGGTCAGTACGGCGGATCATTATTTGCCGATGCCTAAAACCCTTAAAAAAGACGATGCTATCGTCGAGCAGCTGACCAAATTTTGTCAGTATTTACGCCAACTCGTAGAAGCGACTGTAGCAAAAGATTCTGGTGATCATTGGATAGCTACTAGCCAGCCATCGCTTTGCCGTTGTTCGATGAGTCGGCAATATATGACGTCCAAGCAAGCCAAATGCTTATTGCCAGTGGGGACGAAGCTGAGCTGTATTGATGGCGTGCGTTTGGATTTCGCCCATGGTTTTGGGGTGCTCCGCCAATCAAATACCAGTCACAATCTTACCGCACGCTTTGCTGGTGATAGCATAGAAGACTTACGCGACATCCAAGCAAAATTTGCCGCTTTATGTCGCCCATTTGATAAAAAACTGGCGGAACAAATTGTCGCTATTCCTGCCGAATAG
- the dut gene encoding dUTP diphosphatase has translation MQAVQVKVLNPKITEDKAFSLPTRATDGSAGIDLRACIDEPLTIKAGATHLIGTGLAVYIQDPNFAGMILPRSGLGHKNGIVLGNLVGLIDADYQGELMVSIWNRSNEDFVLNPAERMAQYVVVPVARPEFEVVSEFSDTSARGAGGFGHSGRQ, from the coding sequence ATGCAAGCTGTACAAGTTAAAGTATTAAACCCTAAAATTACTGAAGATAAAGCGTTCTCGTTACCGACACGCGCCACTGATGGCAGCGCTGGTATCGACTTGCGCGCTTGTATTGATGAGCCATTGACGATTAAAGCAGGTGCCACGCATTTAATTGGTACTGGTTTGGCGGTTTATATCCAAGATCCTAACTTTGCAGGGATGATTTTACCGCGCTCAGGTCTTGGTCATAAGAACGGTATCGTCTTGGGTAATTTGGTTGGCTTGATTGATGCCGATTATCAAGGTGAGCTGATGGTCAGTATTTGGAATCGCAGTAATGAAGACTTTGTGTTGAATCCTGCGGAACGTATGGCACAATATGTAGTCGTACCCGTTGCCCGCCCTGAGTTTGAAGTGGTATCAGAGTTTAGTGATACCAGTGCACGCGGTGCTGGCGGCTTTGGACATTCAGGCCGCCAATAA
- the mgtE gene encoding magnesium transporter — MPTPMPDQERPSTLQGDYNPAEYSGEYKLLYLQSLVADKAYEAITEFLEKQSKYEIASLLESFPSQNRLLIWAQVPENIKGEVLAELEFDTRQPLLENVSSKDISLFTQDLDAQDISEILDTVTESVRTSVMATLDEDIRLQVNKLDTYADWEVGRYMDPDLIQIRDDITLAEVQNWLRENDDLLDDESQELLVVDQSQQLLGLLSLVDLIKHDQTTLVSELIDNAITINDRLDIQDAAAIFRSEDIRFAPVINSHGELVGQLNGEDIMEIIQDDVDSTMKNLAGVSQDEELFAPILTSAKSRSIWLGINLCTALLAAAVIGQFEAVLAKVVALAILMPVVASMGGIAGSQTLTVVIRGMAMGQIGGSNRLWLLNKELWVGAINGIIWAIIMAIIAQLWFHDIKISAVIGFAIAINMTAANVSGISIPLLLKRMNIDPALSASVILTTVTDIVGFMSFLGLASVLIL, encoded by the coding sequence ATGCCTACCCCTATGCCTGATCAGGAACGACCATCTACGCTACAGGGAGATTACAATCCAGCAGAGTATAGCGGCGAATATAAGCTTCTATACCTGCAAAGTTTGGTTGCTGACAAGGCATACGAGGCGATTACTGAGTTTTTAGAAAAGCAGTCCAAATATGAGATTGCGAGCCTATTAGAATCGTTCCCTAGCCAAAATCGCTTATTGATTTGGGCACAAGTACCAGAAAACATCAAAGGCGAAGTACTTGCCGAGTTAGAGTTTGATACACGCCAGCCGCTGTTAGAAAACGTCTCATCGAAAGATATTTCCTTATTTACTCAAGACCTTGATGCGCAAGACATCTCTGAGATTTTAGATACTGTCACCGAAAGTGTGCGTACCTCGGTCATGGCAACCTTGGATGAAGACATCCGATTGCAGGTCAACAAGCTTGACACCTATGCTGACTGGGAAGTCGGTCGTTATATGGATCCTGACCTCATTCAGATCAGGGATGATATCACCCTTGCAGAAGTACAGAACTGGCTACGAGAAAATGACGATTTGCTCGATGATGAAAGCCAAGAGCTGCTGGTCGTCGATCAAAGCCAACAATTACTCGGGCTGCTCAGTCTGGTCGATTTGATTAAACATGATCAAACTACTTTAGTCTCAGAATTGATTGATAACGCCATCACCATTAATGATCGCTTAGACATCCAAGATGCCGCAGCGATTTTCCGCTCAGAGGACATTCGTTTTGCCCCCGTTATTAATAGCCATGGTGAGTTGGTCGGTCAGTTAAATGGCGAGGACATCATGGAAATTATCCAAGATGATGTCGATAGCACCATGAAAAACCTCGCGGGTGTCAGCCAAGATGAAGAGCTGTTTGCGCCTATTTTAACCAGTGCTAAAAGCCGCAGTATTTGGCTAGGTATTAACCTGTGTACCGCCTTATTGGCTGCGGCTGTGATTGGTCAGTTCGAGGCGGTACTGGCAAAAGTGGTGGCGCTGGCGATACTCATGCCTGTGGTCGCGAGTATGGGCGGTATTGCTGGGTCGCAAACTCTGACAGTGGTTATTCGTGGTATGGCGATGGGTCAAATCGGTGGTTCCAACCGTTTGTGGTTATTAAATAAAGAGCTGTGGGTTGGCGCGATAAACGGTATCATATGGGCGATAATCATGGCGATTATTGCCCAACTATGGTTTCATGACATTAAAATCAGTGCCGTCATTGGTTTTGCCATTGCCATTAATATGACCGCCGCCAATGTGTCAGGCATTAGTATTCCACTGCTCCTAAAACGCATGAATATTGACCCTGCCCTATCCGCCTCGGTTATCTTAACCACCGTGACAGATATCGTCGGCTTTATGTCATTCTTGGGTTTGGCAAGTGTGTTGATACTATAA